The following are encoded together in the Paludisphaera mucosa genome:
- a CDS encoding transposase, which produces MSRTPYPTDLTDRQWRLIEPYVPRPKPGGRPARYERRDLIDAILYQTRNG; this is translated from the coding sequence ATGAGCCGGACACCCTACCCGACCGACCTGACGGACCGCCAATGGCGGCTTATCGAGCCCTACGTCCCCCGCCCCAAGCCGGGCGGCCGGCCCGCGCGGTATGAGCGGCGGGATTTAATCGACGCGATCCTGTACCAGACGCGGAACGGCTGA
- a CDS encoding DUF4303 domain-containing protein: MIGGCGRYDESDDGAFVEYKANVFAAMVLALSDLEAEGFFGSGRDRRSVAVFCSVADSICTAWLEADSARRLNPPEVFEAFQAERIEYISEGADDLAPHDDEVFEEYLVLVRGGRGRLTQTGGVCS, from the coding sequence ATGATCGGGGGGTGCGGCCGATATGACGAGTCGGACGACGGCGCATTCGTCGAATACAAGGCGAACGTGTTCGCTGCGATGGTTCTGGCCCTCTCCGACTTAGAGGCGGAAGGATTCTTCGGATCGGGCCGCGACCGTCGATCGGTCGCGGTCTTCTGCTCCGTGGCCGACTCGATCTGCACGGCGTGGCTCGAGGCCGACTCGGCACGCCGACTGAACCCGCCTGAGGTGTTCGAGGCGTTTCAAGCCGAGCGCATTGAGTACATCTCCGAGGGGGCCGACGACCTGGCACCCCATGACGACGAGGTTTTCGAGGAGTATCTAGTCCTCGTCAGGGGGGGGAGGGGTCGATTGACCCAGACCGGCGGCGTCTGCTCCTGA
- a CDS encoding DUF4303 domain-containing protein: MAEVDFELLRRLLAESARRAFSKLREMRPNETFYAFALYTVDDAVVLSPSANTEEAYARVRSKYASSGKFTEAGLLGNFRWSPYDWECDCVGVEAFDPVIALINDRGVRPI, encoded by the coding sequence ATGGCTGAAGTCGATTTCGAACTCCTGCGTCGGCTGCTCGCCGAATCCGCCCGTCGCGCATTCTCCAAGTTGCGAGAGATGCGACCCAACGAGACGTTCTACGCCTTCGCCCTGTACACGGTGGACGACGCGGTCGTGTTATCTCCGTCGGCCAACACGGAAGAGGCCTACGCCCGGGTGCGGTCAAAGTACGCCTCGAGCGGCAAGTTCACCGAGGCGGGCCTCCTGGGCAATTTCCGCTGGTCGCCCTACGACTGGGAGTGCGACTGCGTGGGGGTCGAGGCTTTCGATCCCGTGATCGCCCTGATCAATGATCGGGGGGTGCGGCCGATATGA
- a CDS encoding ankyrin repeat domain-containing protein has product MSDQQTGNDIRAAIRKGDAEKVAALIGGDKAILDMMTPFGTFLHFAANKGQLEIVKLLVSMGAAADVDGGISGGTALDQAASEGHLEIVRFLLDSGARMDTSVPEKNPLFASIVGGHTDVARLLIERGINTKPGADDPEETKPLSVARKGNREEIIALLTSAERN; this is encoded by the coding sequence ATGAGCGACCAGCAGACCGGCAATGACATTCGCGCCGCCATACGCAAAGGGGATGCGGAGAAGGTCGCCGCCCTGATCGGGGGCGATAAGGCGATCCTTGACATGATGACGCCGTTCGGGACCTTCCTGCATTTCGCCGCGAACAAGGGGCAGCTCGAGATCGTCAAGCTGCTGGTGAGCATGGGGGCCGCTGCCGACGTCGACGGCGGGATCTCCGGCGGCACGGCCCTCGACCAGGCCGCGTCCGAGGGGCATCTAGAGATCGTGAGGTTCCTCCTGGACAGCGGTGCGAGGATGGACACGAGCGTCCCCGAGAAGAATCCCCTATTCGCCTCCATCGTCGGCGGGCACACGGACGTGGCGAGGCTGCTCATCGAGCGCGGCATCAACACAAAGCCCGGCGCGGACGACCCCGAAGAGACTAAGCCGCTGAGCGTCGCCCGCAAAGGGAACCGGGAGGAGATCATCGCCCTACTGACCTCGGCCGAGAGGAACTGA
- a CDS encoding polymorphic toxin-type HINT domain-containing protein: MSLDIGGIFEPTPFCDLASTTLAGGRGEYKAAFLSFLGVIPYLGDAANAGKFGTYIQSVYKAMDLAVKNSRFMALIRPIFTSLCKMLDTVPINKLLESIARPLEFIRGRLKAILGGCFAAGTPLLTPEGEKRVEDFRPGDWVLSAPEDDPDGTPQPRLVQEVFEDYLPLLELRIGSASIKTTAEHPFWVEGRGWTPANMLLEGDRLRTHDGSTVILSGVGDLAESGAVYNLRVADYHTYFVGSSEWGCSVWAHNSCTGPSALKAGDVSEEFIKKYDFGAHLKRIIGDPRRTCPIRTPTTSSSRRAWGRTSKPWSRQEGQEILRKHGIDPIFGKENLVWAPNKIEGQHAYPTLEKVVNKLKEVDAGGGGYDDMVDALKELGKSPREEGDR, translated from the coding sequence GTGTCGCTGGACATCGGCGGCATCTTCGAGCCCACGCCGTTCTGCGACCTCGCGAGCACGACGCTCGCCGGGGGCCGCGGGGAGTACAAGGCCGCGTTCCTGAGCTTCCTCGGCGTCATTCCGTACCTCGGCGACGCCGCGAATGCCGGCAAGTTCGGGACGTATATCCAGAGCGTCTACAAGGCCATGGACTTGGCCGTCAAGAATTCGCGGTTCATGGCGTTGATCCGGCCGATCTTCACGAGCCTGTGCAAGATGCTCGACACGGTCCCGATCAACAAGCTCCTCGAGTCGATCGCCCGCCCGCTCGAGTTCATTCGCGGCCGGCTGAAGGCGATCCTGGGCGGCTGCTTCGCCGCCGGGACGCCGCTGCTGACTCCTGAGGGCGAGAAGCGGGTCGAGGACTTCCGCCCCGGGGACTGGGTCCTGTCGGCCCCCGAAGACGATCCCGACGGGACGCCCCAGCCTCGTCTTGTCCAGGAGGTCTTCGAGGATTATCTCCCGCTGTTGGAGCTGCGGATCGGCTCGGCATCGATCAAGACCACGGCAGAGCACCCGTTCTGGGTCGAGGGGCGCGGGTGGACCCCGGCCAACATGCTGCTGGAAGGCGATCGCCTACGGACCCACGACGGGTCGACGGTGATCCTCTCCGGCGTGGGGGATCTGGCCGAGTCGGGGGCGGTCTACAACCTGCGGGTCGCCGACTACCACACGTACTTCGTCGGCTCCTCGGAGTGGGGCTGCTCGGTCTGGGCGCACAACTCCTGTACCGGCCCGTCCGCCCTCAAGGCGGGCGACGTCAGCGAGGAGTTCATCAAGAAATACGACTTTGGGGCCCACCTCAAGCGAATCATCGGCGACCCCCGAAGGACATGCCCAATCCGCACGCCCACCACATCCTCTTCAAGAAGGGCCTGGGGGCGGACCAGCAAGCCCTGGTCCAGGCAGGAAGGCCAGGAGATCCTGAGGAAGCATGGCATCGATCCGATATTCGGCAAGGAAAACCTGGTCTGGGCGCCGAACAAGATCGAGGGCCAGCACGCCTATCCGACGCTGGAAAAGGTCGTCAACAAACTGAAGGAAGTCGATGCCGGGGGAGGGGGATACGACGATATGGTCGACGCCCTCAAGGAACTCGGAAAATCGCCGCGGGAAGAAGGTGATCGATGA
- a CDS encoding esterase/lipase family protein, translating into MEWRAGCLLLVASSPLLAGGCQDVSIRKVGGAPALSSAGRMERIGRWAARQKTEAGTPPPLRGAALGPGAEDLSDPDLLLARAERSYRAGFQAGRGASEIDARYQVDALRDVTSAIRGMLPGPGGREADPRLARARALHSSAQEEFLRVTSGRSVRLDEDWRAGLEEKGIRLTIARDSHFLSPESFDRFYFDDDFAVKNLEDQHKTEGIGVPLIALRRFDLKKLESREGEEKFLMPRQVYPMTAVLKPEPTAPGGAYNLRLELHDPLVESDVDLGDRAEPLAADLTTPLVYHFVQSPLPILQEIGLLDPQWLEKVAGLYMLHPYEPGKIPVVLVHGLRSSPAAWMHVINDLRGDPVLRERYQVWLFMYPTGTPFPASAAKLRKGLDELREVVDPAHADAAFDRAVLIGHSMGGLISKMMIERSGDELWKLVGRRPFDELKAEEEHKAMLRRVFFFEPHPSIARVVFIATPHRGSDLGDQFIGRLADRLIRLPISMRLLYKSLLAQNGADFFTSEIREGGLPSSIDELRTDNRLLLTLAGLPRKPVPAHSIIGQIDPNLPIEYGSDGVVPYSSSHLDWASSELVVEGDHGCQDEAETLRELRRILYLHLGKALPGGEPAEAATTESPADRRDSNLNLPNAIRSLREPPE; encoded by the coding sequence ATGGAATGGCGTGCCGGCTGCCTGCTCCTGGTCGCCTCGTCGCCGCTCCTGGCCGGCGGATGCCAGGACGTCTCGATCAGGAAGGTGGGGGGGGCACCCGCCCTCTCCTCGGCGGGCCGCATGGAGCGGATCGGCCGATGGGCGGCCCGCCAGAAGACCGAAGCCGGTACGCCGCCCCCGCTGCGAGGAGCCGCGCTCGGGCCCGGCGCCGAGGACCTCTCCGACCCCGACCTCCTGCTCGCCCGCGCCGAGCGTAGTTATCGGGCCGGCTTCCAGGCCGGACGCGGCGCGAGCGAGATCGACGCCCGCTACCAGGTCGACGCCCTCCGGGACGTCACGTCCGCCATCCGGGGCATGCTCCCAGGACCCGGCGGTCGGGAGGCGGACCCGAGGCTCGCCAGGGCTCGAGCCTTGCACAGCTCCGCGCAAGAGGAATTCCTGCGGGTCACGAGCGGCCGCTCGGTCCGGCTCGACGAGGACTGGCGTGCGGGGCTGGAGGAGAAGGGAATCCGCCTGACGATCGCGCGTGATTCGCATTTCCTCTCGCCCGAATCGTTCGATCGCTTCTATTTCGACGACGATTTCGCCGTCAAGAACCTCGAGGACCAGCACAAGACCGAAGGCATCGGCGTGCCGCTGATCGCGCTGCGCAGGTTCGATCTGAAGAAGCTCGAATCGCGGGAGGGAGAGGAGAAATTCCTCATGCCCCGGCAGGTCTACCCGATGACCGCCGTCCTGAAGCCCGAGCCGACCGCTCCGGGCGGGGCGTACAACCTCCGGCTGGAACTGCATGATCCGCTCGTCGAGAGCGACGTCGACCTCGGCGACCGGGCGGAACCGCTGGCCGCCGATCTCACCACGCCGCTGGTCTATCACTTCGTCCAGAGCCCGCTGCCGATCCTCCAGGAGATCGGACTGCTCGACCCGCAATGGCTGGAGAAGGTGGCCGGCCTCTACATGCTGCACCCCTACGAGCCGGGCAAGATCCCGGTCGTGCTCGTGCACGGGCTGCGCTCCAGCCCCGCGGCGTGGATGCACGTGATCAACGACCTGCGGGGCGACCCGGTCCTCCGGGAGCGATACCAGGTCTGGCTCTTCATGTATCCCACCGGGACGCCGTTCCCCGCCTCCGCGGCCAAGCTCCGCAAGGGGCTGGACGAACTCCGCGAAGTCGTCGACCCCGCCCATGCGGACGCCGCGTTCGACCGGGCCGTGCTGATCGGGCACAGCATGGGCGGCCTGATCTCCAAGATGATGATCGAGCGGAGCGGCGACGAGCTCTGGAAGCTCGTCGGTCGACGGCCCTTCGACGAGCTTAAGGCCGAGGAGGAGCACAAGGCGATGCTGCGGCGGGTGTTCTTCTTCGAGCCGCACCCCTCGATCGCCAGGGTCGTCTTCATCGCCACTCCCCACCGGGGCAGCGACCTGGGCGACCAGTTCATCGGGCGGCTCGCCGACAGGTTGATCCGCCTGCCGATCTCGATGCGACTGCTCTACAAGAGCCTGCTCGCCCAGAACGGCGCCGATTTCTTCACGTCCGAGATCCGCGAAGGCGGACTCCCCTCGAGCATCGACGAGCTCCGGACCGACAACCGGCTGCTCCTGACCCTGGCGGGGCTGCCGCGCAAGCCCGTCCCCGCGCACTCGATCATCGGCCAGATCGATCCGAATCTGCCGATCGAATACGGCAGCGACGGCGTGGTCCCCTATTCGAGTTCGCACCTCGACTGGGCCTCGTCCGAACTGGTGGTCGAGGGCGACCACGGTTGTCAGGATGAGGCGGAGACGCTCCGGGAGCTACGGCGCATCTTGTATCTTCACCTGGGAAAAGCCTTGCCGGGCGGCGAGCCTGCGGAAGCCGCGACTACGGAATCCCCCGCCGACCGGCGGGACTCGAACCTGAACTTGCCCAACGCCATCCGGTCTTTGAGAGAGCCGCCCGAATAA
- a CDS encoding DEAD/DEAH box helicase, with translation MPLEIPTRDELYVRYVDQLPYQPYPVQDAALAAWFESEQGVLVCAPTGTGKTLIAEAALFEALHTGKVAYYTTPLIALTEQKFQEMQDRAVEWGFRREDVGLVTGSRKVNPDAPVLVVVAEILLNRLLNRDDFSDVTACVMDEFHNFAEIDRGIVWELSLGMLPKHVRLLLLSATVGNSAEFVGWLARQHDRRIALVEGKERRVPLTYEWVPDKFLDEQLVAMAAGDEEGPRTPALVFCFDREECWSVAENVMGKDLNLSDEKKKDLHDRVNGLDLRQGAGPKLKRLLHRGVGVHHAGLLPKYRLVVEDLFQRKLLPVVACTETLAAGINLPARSVVLSSLVKGPFGAKKLIGASIAHQIFGRAGRPQFDDRGFVYALAHPDDVDLARWKAKYDAIPEDTRDPGLMKAKKALKKKRPKRRETEQYWVEGHFNQLQAAPPGKLYSKGPLPWRLLAYLLEVSPEVERIRAVVRKRLTDDPRIAAGEKALDRMLLALQDGGFVTLSPEPPGPPEDGRPPTPYAPTLARPTHALGRLLAFRSIHPLYGAFLTELLAEADADERLQAMESSLEVPGPVRKRLRVPLKLLESGALAASKIDAELIRRGLMIAKVEEDEEDDDDEDDWEKRPPSFAEKLRSYFDHRYPEVADVRTHPLWCVGEMVEFGGDFNKFVTTLDLTKQEGIIFRHVQRMVMLCGEFERACSLDVEADADPSNLAWRADLRELAAKLTECCRAVDPASTDQLIAKIAEPDVIDAEAAKLAGGAT, from the coding sequence ATGCCGTTGGAGATTCCGACTCGCGACGAGCTCTACGTGCGGTATGTGGACCAGCTGCCCTACCAGCCCTACCCCGTCCAGGACGCGGCGCTGGCGGCCTGGTTCGAGTCCGAGCAAGGGGTCCTCGTCTGCGCGCCGACGGGCACGGGCAAGACCCTGATCGCCGAGGCGGCCCTCTTCGAGGCGCTCCATACGGGGAAGGTCGCCTACTACACGACGCCCCTGATCGCGCTGACCGAGCAGAAGTTCCAGGAGATGCAGGACCGCGCGGTCGAGTGGGGCTTCCGCCGCGAGGACGTGGGGCTGGTGACCGGCAGCCGGAAGGTGAACCCCGACGCCCCGGTGCTCGTCGTCGTCGCCGAGATCCTGCTGAACCGGCTGCTCAACCGGGACGACTTCTCCGACGTGACGGCCTGCGTCATGGACGAGTTCCACAACTTCGCCGAGATCGACCGCGGGATCGTCTGGGAGCTGTCGCTCGGCATGCTCCCCAAGCACGTCCGGCTGCTCCTGCTCTCGGCGACGGTCGGGAACTCGGCCGAGTTCGTCGGCTGGCTGGCGAGGCAGCACGACCGCAGGATCGCCCTGGTGGAGGGCAAGGAACGCCGGGTGCCGCTGACCTACGAATGGGTGCCCGACAAATTCCTCGACGAACAGCTCGTCGCGATGGCGGCCGGCGACGAGGAAGGCCCCCGGACGCCCGCCCTGGTCTTCTGCTTCGACCGCGAGGAGTGCTGGAGCGTCGCCGAGAACGTCATGGGCAAGGACCTCAACCTGTCCGACGAGAAGAAGAAGGACCTCCACGACAGGGTCAACGGGCTGGACCTGCGCCAGGGGGCCGGCCCCAAGCTCAAGCGACTGCTCCACCGGGGGGTCGGCGTCCACCACGCCGGGCTCTTGCCGAAGTATCGGCTGGTCGTCGAGGACCTCTTCCAGCGCAAGCTCCTCCCCGTCGTCGCCTGCACCGAGACCCTGGCGGCCGGCATCAACCTCCCGGCTCGCTCGGTGGTCCTCTCGTCGCTGGTGAAGGGGCCTTTCGGCGCGAAGAAGCTGATCGGCGCCAGCATCGCCCACCAGATCTTCGGCCGGGCCGGCCGACCTCAGTTCGACGACCGAGGCTTCGTCTACGCCCTCGCCCATCCCGACGACGTCGACCTCGCGAGATGGAAGGCGAAGTATGACGCCATCCCCGAGGACACCCGGGATCCGGGCCTGATGAAGGCGAAGAAGGCCCTCAAGAAGAAGCGTCCGAAGCGCCGCGAGACCGAGCAGTACTGGGTCGAGGGGCACTTCAACCAACTCCAGGCGGCGCCGCCCGGCAAGCTCTACAGCAAGGGGCCGCTCCCCTGGCGGCTGCTGGCCTATCTGCTCGAGGTCTCGCCGGAAGTCGAGCGCATCCGCGCCGTGGTCCGCAAGCGGCTGACGGACGACCCGCGGATCGCCGCGGGCGAGAAGGCGCTCGACCGGATGCTCCTGGCCCTGCAGGACGGCGGTTTCGTGACCCTGAGCCCCGAGCCGCCGGGCCCGCCCGAGGACGGCCGGCCCCCGACGCCCTACGCGCCGACCCTCGCCCGGCCGACGCATGCGCTGGGGAGGCTGCTGGCCTTCCGGAGCATCCATCCCCTCTACGGCGCCTTCCTGACCGAGCTCCTGGCCGAGGCCGACGCCGACGAGCGCCTGCAGGCGATGGAGAGCTCCCTGGAGGTGCCCGGGCCGGTCCGCAAGCGTCTCCGGGTCCCGCTCAAGCTGCTGGAGTCGGGCGCCCTCGCCGCCTCGAAGATCGACGCCGAGCTGATCCGCCGCGGGCTCATGATCGCCAAGGTCGAGGAAGATGAGGAGGACGACGACGACGAGGACGATTGGGAGAAGCGGCCCCCCAGCTTCGCGGAGAAGCTCCGGTCCTACTTCGACCACCGCTATCCCGAGGTGGCCGACGTCCGCACGCACCCGCTCTGGTGCGTCGGCGAGATGGTCGAGTTCGGCGGCGACTTCAACAAGTTCGTGACGACCCTGGACCTGACGAAACAGGAGGGGATCATCTTCCGCCACGTCCAGCGCATGGTCATGCTCTGCGGCGAGTTCGAGCGGGCCTGCTCCCTCGACGTCGAGGCCGACGCCGACCCTTCCAACCTCGCCTGGCGGGCCGACCTGCGCGAGCTGGCCGCGAAGCTGACCGAGTGCTGCCGGGCCGTCGACCCCGCCAGCACCGACCAACTCATCGCGAAGATCGCCGAGCCCGACGTGATCGACGCCGAGGCGGCGAAGCTCGCCGGCGGGGCGACCTGA